The genome window GAGCTGCAATGCTTCGGTTTTCGCCAAGACTGTCCACCTTCTCATGAGTTTTAACTTTGAGATTCACAACGGAGGGGTCTGCTCCAAGCAGCTTAGCTAAGTTGGCCTTCATAACCTCTTTGTGCGGGCTTAATTTCGGTCTTTGAAGAATCAAAGTAGCATCTAAGTTTCCAATCTCATAACCTGCTTCGTGCATCAATCTCACCTGGAATTATACAATATCACAGAATATAAGCATTCTTACATATTAAATACATTTTCTTTTACATTCTTCCTTGCAATTGCCATGTATAATCAATCATTCAACAAATCATGGTCTGTTTTGACAGAGTTACAACAGTTTTCCGTATTAAggaaatgattttttatttttattttcttaagccATGAAATGTACGAAGATAGTGGTCCACGACAAGTTTTGCAGCCACGACCAAAGTCTTGAGACTCAGATTTGAGTCCCCGAGGTTGGAAGGCTCATGAAACTGGGTATTCGAGCAGAACAGGCAATCCATGTTTTGGACCAATGCCCGTACGTGCTCCTACATCACTCAAGACTTGAGACTCTAAGCAGGTATTTGGACTCCAGGGGCAGAAGCTTTGGTGTCTGGACAGAATATAGGGTCAAGACCTCGGGCCCTGAGGTCCAGTACTTGAACTGGAGCTCTGACCGCCTCAAACTCAAAGTTCGGGTCTTGGGGCCTAACAGTTCCCTGGACTCAAGGTTCAATGTTCTAATACATTCTTATTGTATATCTCAACTATACTGCTTACTGCTTAGTTTGACTTCCCTTTCTACACACCTTTGTTAATTTCCAACCGTCGGATTCAAGGAGAATCAAAGGACACAAATAAACAAGGGTGTGCACAAGCAGAAAAAAACTAAAgtgtgcggaaatcatttcccATTATTTGTTCATATCATAACCAGCACACAATCAGATTTTGTTCATCCCCAATGTTACAATTCATCGAAAGTAATGGTTACTGAGAACCCAAAACATAAAGTTTACACACCCGCAAGCTAAATGAAACCTTAAACTCAACGAAAAAAGCTCAAATGAATCAAAACCAGCAAACAAGAACGAGGAGGAGGATAACTTACAGCTTCTTTGATGAAAACAGAGGAAGCTGCACCCCTCCACTTAGGATCCGAATCCGGAAATATCTGCCCGATATCCGGAAGCCCCAACGCCCCCAATATCCCATCCACCACACAGTGAAGCAACACATCTCCTACGCACACAAAAAtcaattcgaaaattcaaaattgaatCCAAAGTTTACAACTTTAAATACCAAATGTCAAATTACAGGAATAAAAAGCAGATTAATGGAGGAATTACCGTCGGAATGCGCCTCGCAGCCTCTATCGTGGGGTATGTCGATGCCGCCGATTATCAGAGGGTACCCGGGCTCCAGCCGGTGCAGGTCGAACCCGTGCCCGACCCGAAAAGGCAAGAGCTTGGACGGAGTGGCGGGAGCCGGAACCTGGGCGACCTCGAAGGTCGTGCTCGCGGAGGCGCAAAATACAGGCCTGCGCGTCGTTTTGGGGGTTCGGAGAGACAGAGGAGTCAAGGATGGTTGAAGACTGTAGGGGTTTAGGGCGGGGAGGTGGGAACGAGGAAGAGAGCGGGTGAGTGGCTTGGTGGTTGTGATTGAGGAGGCGCACGCTGGAGTAGCTGCCATGGCCATAGCTGAAGGTGCTCTGGCACAGGACTCGATACGACGGCGTTCTTGTTTATCTGGTTTCTGTTAGTGTTCGTTATAGCTGAGCTAGCGGGACCCACTTTTTGTCTCAACTGAAATTCGAGTGTTCAGTGGCATATTCTTCAATTTCCTAACTTGGTAAGGAAATTATTTAttaatggaaaattttatttgaattcatTTAACTCATTTTTATACCCAACCTACTCTATTCAtctatattgttttttatcaaataattaatatatctttaaaatcaaatttattacctaaaatACTctctcaaacccaattcaaaatgtaaaaGTATCTTTGCACTCCTTCCTTTCATAAAATAACAcctttaattgaattttttcttttcttttcaaagagGCGTCTTTTGCCCCTCTATAATTGCATATGCCATATAAGACTAGCATTtccatgtctttttttttttttctgctaccACAACCCATCCATGGATTTGGGATCCAAGATATCATTCCATAGACTTGAATTTGCTAAGAGAATGTTATGCAAGCTCCAGTTCAGTCatttttaaatcaaacattttcatgtaatttttaAGAAATTTTGAAGTGACATAGGGCTAGGTGTTTTGCTGCTAtgttaataaacaaataaataaattggggctattttgaattaaaaaaaaggtgcaAGACATGCCACCCGCTAGTTCATGGTTAAGGTTGAGCAATCTTTACTTGCACAAAGAATCAAGTTTTATGTCTTTGCAATACTAATCAAAAGTCCTTGCACTGGTGTTTTGGGGCGCATACAGACGGCAAAGAAAAgtaaatacaatataatataaaaattatgaaattgaatccaaagaagaagcaaacaaacaaaatatctataaattgagtcataccttAGTTGGAGAATTAAAAGCTTCAAAATCAACATCCATCAATAGAAAAgtaaatacaatataatataaaaattatgaaatttaatccaaagaagaagtaaacaaacaaaatatctataaattgagtcataccttagttggaaaattaaaaacttcaaaatcaccatccatcaatagaaaagcttgtttttctctatcaaagctattaaggttttagtcagaATGAACATAGGATAAACAAATGATGATgctagggtttaattatagtaTGTGGgtctattgataaatttgatttttattattaatttcattttgtactgaataataattatgcaatagggtaaaattgacaattaacatttaaaatttgagttgagtgtagaaagaggttagatggatttaaataaaatttccctttattAATAAGATAAGGATTAGATGCTCTTTCGATGCTTTGACAACAAAATTGTTGGCAGCAAAAGAGGGATTGGTTTTTACATATGACGCTGGGTTTCTTGTCATCATTTTTTCTGTCGGTGACAGTGACGCGAAGGCAATATGATGACTTATGAATTGGCGAATATGGACTTAGCAATGGAGGgggctgatttggtattgctgtgctttgaaaaaaatctgcttctgctgtgctgtgagaataagcagctatgAAATAAaacagcagagtgtttggtaaacttttttgtgaaagtgtttttgaaaaaaaaaaatagcagtattatagtgtttggtaaacttttatgtaaaacagctgtAACTGTGTGAAATAACCAAAAATGGTATAATATTAATACTGGATgtgccattaatttaattttcctaacaaataaaggtgaattactaaatatactttatttttaaaagaaaattattcataaactttatcttaaatattaattaatatgagaaactacttcaattgaaatattttgGACTGAATGGCTAGGattcattagtacaatattgttaATGTACTTGAAAGTAGTCTAATTAGATGCATTCATCAAATTTGCCGCTATTCTGTTTCTTAATGCTTTTATCTCATGTGATCCCTCAACTTGATAATTTTAgtattcttcatcatcatcattactACTATCGCTCTCTTCACAAAAGTCCATGGGGTCATCAAAATGACGATCATGTTCAAAATACCTTCGTATGTAGTTATGAAGAGCCATTGTAACAATGACAATCTTCACTTGCTTATTGAATGGGTAATTAAGCATATCCCTTAAAATTGCCCATCTTTTCTTCCATACCCCAAAAGTTCGTTCAATGATACTCCTAAAAGAAGAATGCATGTGGTTGAATACCTCTTTATGACCCGTTGGTTTGGAACCCCTACGAAAATCCGGGAGATGATATCTTTCACCTTCATATGATCTCAAATAACCTCTCATTTGTGGGGTACCCCGCATCTACCAAGTAATATTttcttgaaaattgaaaattttgttttgtattgtaaTAATTATACAAAGCAAGTATGTAAAATGTTAAAATAACTATGAAGATTACCATTTGGAGGCTTAGAAAAGTTTAAATTTGGATTCCATAGCATGGATAGAAAAAATCTTGTATCATGTGCAGTGCCTTCCCATCCGGCACAAGCAAATGTGAATTGCTTGTCAAAATTACATGTAGCCATAACATTTTGAGTCAGCATTCCTTTCCTACCAATGTATGGAACTTAATCCGAATGTGGTATTGAAGCCTTAACATGTACTCCATCTACGACACCAATACaattctaaaaataataatgttgatgcacaaaatcaatggggactttggtacaacagaaaatgtttagtttgtgaccttcgctagattgctccggtcactagtgtggataagtatgtaaatggatagggacagggaagcaaacacaagatgtacatggtttacccagattggctacgtccacggagtagaggagttctcattaattgtgaagggtttacacaagtacataggttcaagctctcctttagtgagtacaagtgaatgatttagtacaaatgacattcggaaatattgtgagagaatgatctctatttatagaatagagtttctagtttcattctgacattgacacgtgtcgtgttgtgattggcttctgatgttgacacgtgtcgcgctatgattggctcttgatgtcgacacatgtcgcgctgtgattggcctcctaatTGGAAGGAAAcccttctgggtccttgacggtataacgttgaccgatgctcagtactttcaggattggtcaagtatagtaccaacagtgctcccctaagttcccaagcgagggaagctcctcggttggggacttgcaagatccaagctattgagtaatcacgaaacttctaagtaccgaagtgtggtatcattttcacttgccttatctgtctcatatgtagatgtggaatcttctctggaagtacttttcctccatctaagggtggtatctttaaccgatgaaaatgcacaaggtaatgtatcaatttcacttgaagcttacttgtagtttcgagtTTGGTCAAGTgagatacaaaccctatagtaagagtcccccaagtcgccgagctaggagatttgccgaaagaggtaacagacaaggtaagcaattagacttccaagcaagaaATCTAGATCGGAGGTTAGACTtcagcttccggttgattgttctccttctcattgtgtcgtaaacaacaacaagaataaagagaagcaaatggagaagagatgatatgagatacttttgcttttaaagaagtaactttccacaggcttattcttgaactgggctggagggttttctggtttcctccagagtgtaaggctgactcaagaatttgagggtcaaaacaaatccatcaaatctagagtacgttcgactcgaatgatatgtgatacttttactgttgacaaagtagtggatgtattggcacgtgttctgttacgcttgtctccacatgcttccttgtatccttctcacttgccctatctgttcctcaggcagatgtggtatcttctctggaagcataagatgttgaagataagtacttgagagcaatgccaggtaagtaatcaggtaaggggtttcaggcagtcagttcataactggaagcttgattccaagtgctgactgattgctctctttctccttgtcttgcaggtaagaacaaggcaaaaggaaaagacagggaaaaagcatgatatgggatactcttgcttttaaccctgatgatatgagatactcttgctctggtgtggcttgtttgtagaggtattatagagaggaaaagaagctgagtatttcgagagactctgctgagagtgccctctcgaatgtgaagaaaagttgagcattttttttatttgcaggtctgcctggctatggaggatgaaggtcgacatatatatgagtctccctaacaacaagtagtagtgctattcttttacccttcttggtcatagcaatgtagtaggaGTAGAaagcttcatgtgttttaactttgttagagcactttgaaaaagtggtatgtggtgatgttgcgtgtgaagattgtagaCAGGCTTtctccaaggaaatctggctctcgaagttcggaaacagatgcctcttcggttttcgaacaaacaatcctattggggatctggctcttgagattcagataacggtgcctcttcgatttttaagaaagcaatcctgttagggGTCcgactcttgagatttggagagaagtgtctcttcaatttttgagaaagtaatcctattgggagtctggctcttaagattcggagggcggtgcctcttcgattttttagcacgtaatcctgttaggagtctggctcttgagattcggagagcggtgcctcttcaatttttgaggaagcaatcttgttgggagtctgactcttgagattcggagagcagtgtctcttcgatttttgagaaagtaatcctattgggagtctgactaTTGAGATTCAGAGActagtgtctctttgatttttgagaaagtaattctGTTGGGAGtccggctctcgagatttggaaggtggtgcctcttcgatttttgagaaagcaatcctgttaggagtctgactcttcagatttggagagcagtgtctctttgatttttgagaaagtaatcatgttgggagtctggctctcgagattcggagggcggtgcctcttcgatttttgagcacataatcctgttgggagtctggctctcgagattcggagggcagtgcctcttcgatttttgagcaagcaattttgttgggagtgttttctcgaatgtgagtaaaggttggacatttttgccagtctaccttgccacggagcatggaggttgacacacattaggactttctagttatcaagcagtggtgctgttcctttacccttgtgggtaatagtagggtagctggaccttcaaaatttatgtgtctaacctttgtcagagatctttggcaaagttatctatggtactcgaggagctgatgttgcgtgtggaaagtagtgcctcttcggaatccggagagtggtgcctcttcgatttttgaaccaacggctaTGTTgctctttcttttataagggcaccaattgtgtgcaagaagtacattcagagagttattgcttgtaggaattttccccttacttaagagatttattgcacctcatttctccttcatcatttctgagaatgtctagcccatccgactgttgttttgacttgaactttggtgaagaggtagccatgccttctcaagacaacatatggtgcccatcattcttatcccctactagtcctcttaccgttggagactctgtgatgaagaatgatatgacagctgcggtggtggccaggaaccttctcactcccaaagataacagactattttccaaacggtctgatgagttagctgttaaggattctttggctctcagtgttcagtgtgcaggttctgtgtctaatatggcccaacgcctatttgctcgaacccgccaagttgaatcattggcagttgaagtgataagtctcaaacaggagatcagagggctcaagcatgagaataaacagttgcacaggctcgcacatgactatgctacaaacatgaagaggaagctcgaccagctgcaggaatctgatggtcagattttacttgatcatcagaggtttgtgggtttgttccaaaggcatttattgccttcatcttctgaggctgtactgcgtaatgaagctccaaatgattgaccttcggtgcctcatccttctggggttctgcctagtactgagactctgaataatcaccctttggtgcctcctctttctggggctctgccgactgctgggACTTCTCCTgagtaacctttgtgaaggctccctcttgtttgtttattttgattcatgtatatgtacatatttgtaacttatcggagatatcaataaacaagctttgcttcatttcaatgtattgtcttaaatacaccaaggcattcttcactaagttctttgaatttttccttttgttgaagcttgtatgttgaagctttgtgagtgaaacatgtaggttgagtagtgctcccttaatttttcgagtgagaaaaacttctcgtttggagacttgaaaaatccaagtcactgagtggtcgtgagacttccgagtatcaaggtgcagtaacatatggtaggagtcccctaagtctccggtcgagggagttgatgaatgaggcatttcctttctaagtggtagcccaaaactgcttcttaatatatatttgttatgaaagttgttaagctcaaagaagaggaggcctaggcaattttttttttcgaaattttttttttgattttttgaattttcgaatttccaaatatatatatatatatatatatataaatatatatattttagagctttgtatgtgaagctttgttgggtaccatgaattgattttgcttcacactatatatataaatatataaatatatatattttagagctttgtatgtgaagctttgtaggtgaagctttgtaggtgaagctttgttgggtaccatgaattgattttgcttcacactatcttgatcaagatagtgtgaagcttttgttttgaagctttgtaggtgaagcttttgtgggtgaagcttttatgggtgaagcttttgtggtgggggaagtttttgtgggtgaagcttttgtggtggggggaagcttttgtgggtgaagcttttgttggtaaagcttttatgggtgaagcttttgtggtagaggaagcttttatgggtgaagcttttgttggtgaaacttttatgggtgtagcttttgtaggtgaagctatttgggtgaagctttggagttgaagccttgtaggtgaagctttggagttgaagcttttgttgggtaccatgaattgattttgcttcacactatcttgatcaagatagtgtgaagcttttgagaatttgtagttgtcctccattgatgaagcttttgttggtgaagctttggagttaaagtttttgttggtgaagcttttatgggtgaaacttttgttgggtaccataaattgattttgcttcacactatcttgatcaagataatgtgaagcttttgagaatttgtagttgtcctccattgatgaagcttttgttggtaaagctttggagttgaagcttttgagaagttggtgaagctttggagttgaagcttttgttaggtaccatgaattgattttgcttcacactatcttgatcaagatagtgtgaagcttttgagcatttgtagttgtcctccattaataaagcttttgttgttgaagcttttgtggtgaagttttgttgggtaccacgaattgattttgcttaacattatcttgatcaagatagtgtgaagcttttgagaatttgtagttgtcctccattgatgaaactttgttgaatttcccaattttttttttttgggaaactagaaatttgaaaatgtgggagagacaacatatacaaattttgcttccacactgttgagcaagagattgtgatgcaagccacatcttgtagtagtcgaaggtttggatgaaccatataaattgaatttgcttcgaatagtCTTGAATTTACTTCGAATGTttaagaattgtagttgccctccattgatgaagcttttgttggcatcataaattggttttgcttcacactgtcttgatcaagagtgtgtgaagcttttgagaattgtggttgaactcctttgatgaagcttttgttggcaccataaattggttttgcttcatactgtcttgatcaagagtgtgtgaagcttttgagaattgtggttacattgattttgcttcacactgtcttgatcaagagtgtgtgaagcttttgagaattgttattgaactcctttgatgaagctcttgttggcaccatgaattggttttgcttcacgttgtcttgatcaagagtgtgtgaagcttttgagaattgtggttgccctccattgatgaagcttttgttggcaccataaattggttttgcttcacactgtcttgatcaagagtgtgaagcttttgagaattgtggttgaactcctttgatgaagctcttgttggcaccataaattggttttgcttcacactgtcttgatcaagagtgtgtgaagcttttgagaattgtggttgccttccattgatgaagcttcttttggcaccataaattggttttgcttcacactgtcttgatcaagagtgtgtgaagctttctacgagttgtagtgtttgcattgttagaGAGGGGAAAtatttgaagcagatgcaagagggctgaatagcttgatcttcgtatgccatgcactgaagttgttgttggcttgcaataagactttgttggtgactataacttttgttgggcctagttgagttgtcaagtttgagggtttttgattatttgtgaatgctaggagttcgcATGTATAAGTTGTATcattcgtcttctggtaggtggaatgaatggtgagttgctttcatcacttggttggtggtacgaaggtgagttccttcatcacatttcatcacatttcttcacctggttggtggcatgaatggcaagttgccaaatgatattagagtacgggttgtgcatttcatcacctggttggtggcatgaagatgagttcattcttcacctagttggtggcatgagtggcaagttgccaaatgatattagagtactggttgtacatttcatcatctggttggtggcatgaaggagagtacgggttgtacatttcatcacctagttggtggcatgagtggcaagttgtcaaatgatattagagtacgtgttgtacatttcatcacctggttggtggtatgaaggagagtacgggttgtacattttatcacctggttggtggcacgaagataagttccttctccacatttcatcacctggttggtgagaataagggtaaggtgtcgatgcacattgtagcaagtgtcgaagacacaaagtatgttaaaCCATTTCGaaacacagttggcttatgtatggatgtgttggaatgtatgatgtttatgtatgaatgtgttggaatgtataatgtttatgtatgaatgtgttggaatgtatgatgtttatgttgattgatatgagtgatgcttatgaatgttttgctatgcatgaagggatccatgcttttgatatgtgaaccatgttggttgtaacacttagtatcacatactttgtgtcaaagtacgcatgttgaagttCTGAgctggagtataagggtaggtcagcgtagaccaagtgttccagtgctaggaatgcaaaagacttagaagaagttgtctgaattccttcttctttaaatatttgccgaatggcttgtgtgacaaaagatctcaaacggttgagagtcaaaactttgtaatgtgtatgcctttttataatagcatttctttcagtacctagtcctccactttgaaataGTGaagcttggccccatagtcataatagtcgacgatacgttcacccctggttgtcttgatacgaacttttatccctcttgttgtaatgggcttgctgagagtaaaaatctttcctcttaccaagagatagatacgtttggtgacttaacgagtagctaaatgaggcaggagatgatgcaataggtgtctgaatggccaagatctcctcatttggtagaacttgacttccacttcccacttgttgataggtgttaaccatatgggggttcccttagTATGTCATTGCTTCGGCGGATGCGTGCTTGTAAGCCTATGCCATCacttcagagtaagtcttccaagtgttggcattgatcatgtacttgaagaaacaatcacgtaggcctgccgtgaaggccttgaaggcggtcttgtcatctgcctcagcgcaacaagaatattcatggctgaaac of Malus sylvestris chromosome 6, drMalSylv7.2, whole genome shotgun sequence contains these proteins:
- the LOC126625018 gene encoding 2-C-methyl-D-erythritol 2,4-cyclodiphosphate synthase, chloroplastic-like; its protein translation is MAMAATPACASSITTTKPLTRSLPRSHLPALNPYSLQPSLTPLSLRTPKTTRRPVFCASASTTFEVAQVPAPATPSKLLPFRVGHGFDLHRLEPGYPLIIGGIDIPHDRGCEAHSDGDVLLHCVVDGILGALGLPDIGQIFPDSDPKWRGAASSVFIKEAVRLMHEAGYEIGNLDATLILQRPKLSPHKEVMKANLAKLLGADPSVVNLKVKTHEKVDSLGENRSIAAHTVVLLMRK